DNA from Sorangium aterium:
GCGATGACGACCCGCGCTCCGCGCCTCGCGAACGCGAGCGCCGCCGCCCTGCCGATGCCCGAAGACGCCCCGGTGATAACGACCACCGCGTCGCGAATGCACTTCCGCATGACTGGTCCCCTCCCGCTCCGTCCCTCGCCGAGAGGAGAGCAAAGCGCGGGCCATGAGGGGGCCGGCGGCTGCGCCGGATGTGATCATGGAGGTCGATAGAAACAGCGAGCGAGGTGGATGGATGAAGAATTTAAACCGCCAAGACGCCAAGACGCCAGGACGCAAGGAAGAGAGAAGATCTGTTCTTCTCTTCTCCTGGCGTCTTGGCGTCTTGGCGGTTTTTCTCTCTCTCTTCAGCCGTAGAAGGGCTTCCCGGTCCTCGCCGCCTCGACGAGCGCCGGGGCGGGCGTCCAGCGCTTGCCGAAGCGGCGCTCGTAGATCTCGATGCGGCGGAGCACCTCCGCGGCGCCGAGGCTGTCGACGTAACGGAACGGCCCGCCGCGGAACGGCGGGAAACCCAGGCCGAAGATCGCGCCGACGTCGCCGTCGCGCGGGCTCCGGAGGATCCCCTCGCCGAGACAGTGCAGCGCCTCGTTCACGAGCTGGAGCGAGCAGCGCAGCTGGATCTCCTCGACCGGCACCGGCGGGCCGTCCTTCGCCCTCGGCACCGGCAACCCGAGCACGCCATAGACGCTCTCGTCGGCGTGCTTGCCCTTGCCCTTCTTCTTCGCCGCCGCGCCGTACAGGTACATCCCGCGCTCGTTCTTGCGGCCCCTGCGGTCGTCCGAGACCAGCCTGGCCATCGTGGGAGGCGGCGCGAGGCGGTCGCCGAACGCCTCGAGCATGATCGGGCCGACGTGCGCCGCGACGTCGATGCCCACCTCGTCGAGCAGCGCGAGCGGGCCGACCGGCCAGCCCCACGCGACGAGCGCCCCGTCGACCTGCTCGATCGCGACCCCCTCGGCGAGCAGCCAGCTCGCCTCGTTCATGTACGGCCCGAGGATCCGGCTCGTGTAGAAGCCGACACCATCGTTCACGACGATGACCGTCTTGCCCTGCCGCTTGCCGACCGCCACCGCCGTCGCGACCACATCGGGAGACGTCGCCTCGGTCCGGATGACCTCGAGCAACGGCATCTTGTGCACCGGGCTGAAGTAGTGCATCCCGACCACGTTCTGCGGCCGCTTCGACGCGGCCGCGATCCGGGAGATCGGGATCGACGACGTGTTCGACGCGAAGATCACCCCGTCCTTGCCGTGCTCCTCGACGTCCCGCAGGACCGCGTGCTTCACCGCGAGATCCTCGAAGACCGCCTCGATCACGAGATCGGCGCTCCGGAGGCCCGAGCCGTCCGTCGTCGCGGTGAGCAGCGCGAGCTTCTCGTCGCGCTCGAGCGGCGTGAGCTGCTTCTTCTTCACCCGCTCGCCGAGGATGTCGGCCACGTACTTGAGCCCGCGGCCGATCGACGCGTCGTCGCGGTCCCGGAGCCGCACGGGGATGCCGGCGTTCAGGCTGACATAGGCGATGCCGGCCCCCATCAGGCCGGCGCCGATCATCGCGATCTTCTCGACCTTCCTCGGCTGCACGGCGGGGTCGTCCACGCCGGTGTCCTTCTTCATCGCGTTCGTCGCGAAGAAGAGCTCCATCAGCCGGTGCGCCGTGCTCGACGCGACGAGCTCGCCGAACGCGCGCGCCTCGACCTCCTTCGACGCCTCGAAGCCCTTCTCTGCATAGGTCCTCAGCACGTCGATGATCCGCTCGGGCGCCGGGTAGTGCCCGCCGGTCTTCTTGCGCGCCTGCCGCGCTGCCTGCTGGAAGAGCAGGGCACGGCCGATCGGGTTCCGCTCGAGGGCCGCGCGGGTGAGCGCGGCGGAGTCGAGCTTCGGCGCGCTCCCGCGCTTGGGCCGGAACGGCGGGCCGGCTTCGACACGCGCGAGCTTGAGCGCGAGCGCCGCGGCCGTCTCCCTCAGGATGGCCACGGGGACCACGTCGTCGGCGACGCCGAGCTGCCGCGCCTTCGAGGGGCGCATGTTCTTGCCGGTGAGGCCGTGATCGAGCGCTACCTGGAGGCCGGCGCGCTCCGCGAGCCGCTGGAGCCCGTTGATGCCGGGGAGCAGGCCGAGCTGCACCTCGGGCAGGCCGAGCACCGTCTTCCGGTCGTCGCTCAGCACCCGGGCGTGGCAGGCGAGCGCCACCTCGAGGCCGCCGCCGAGCGCGGCGCCGTGGATCGCGGCGACGATCGGCTTCGGCGAGCGCACGATCCGCAGGATCGCCTCGTGGCCGGCCCGGCACATCGCCTCGGCCTGGGCCGGCGTGGCGACGCTCTTCAGCATCTCGATGTCGGCGCCCGCGATCCAGGTGTCGGCCTTGCCGGATACGAGGATCGCCGCCTTGATGAGCGGGTTGCTCGCGATCTGGCCCGCGATCCGCTCGAGATCGCCGGTGAACGTGGGCTTCAGCGTGTTCACCGCCTCTCCCGGGACATCGTAGGTGACGACGGCGACGCCGTCGGGGCGCACCTCGAGGGAGAGCGGGCTCGCGGCCGCGGGGGCCGGCGCGGCGGCGGCGGATGTCGTGGTCATGCGGCCTCCAGGACGACGGCGGCGCCGAGGCCGCCCGCCGCGCAGACGGTGAGGAGCGCGTGATGCCCGCCGCGCTTCTTGAGCTCGCGGAGCGTGGAGAGCACCATGCGCCCTCCCGTCGCCGCGAAGGGGTGGCCGAGCGCGATCGAGCCGCCGTTGACGTTGAGCTTCTCCGGATCGATCTCGCCGACGGGGGTGGACCGGCCGAGCTTCTCCGCGGCGAACGACGGCGACGCGAGCGCCTTCAGGTTGGACGCGACCTGGGCGGCGAAGGCCTCGTGCATGTCGACGAGGTCCATGTCGGCGAGCGAGAGGCCGGCGCGCTCGAGCGCCCGCGGCACGGCGAGCACCGGGGCCATCAGGAGCTGCCAGCCCGGGTCGACCGCCGCGTAGGACCACGACTTGACGTACCCGAGCGGCTGGTAGCCGAGCGCCTTGGCCTTGCCCTCGCGCATCAGGAGCAGGGCGCTCGCCCCGTCCGTGAGCGGCGACGCGTTGCCCGCGGTGATCGTGCCGTGCCGCCGATCGAAGGCCGGCGACAGCTTCGCGTAGGCCTCGAGGGTCGAGTCGTCGCGGACCACGTTGTCGCGCTCGACCGGCTTGTCGTAGGGCGGGGGGATCACGTGCATGACCTCGGCGGCGTACGTGCCGTCGCGCCAGGCGCGCGCGGCGTTCGTATGCGAGCGGTGGGCGATCGCGTCCTGCTCGGCGCGCGAGATGCCGTTCTGCTTCGCCATCTTCTCCGCGGCCTCGCCCATCTGCTCGCCCGTGGTGGGCTCGCGCGAGAAGCCCGGGATCGGGGGCACGAGGTCCTTCAGCGAGAGGCGGGAGAGGATCTCCAGCCGGGCGCCGAGCGACCTGGCCTTCTGGAAGTCGGTCAGCGCGGAGGCGAGCTTCCGGGAGACGCCGAGCGGCACGTCGCTCATGCTGTCGGCGCCGCCGACGAGGGCGACGTGGTGCTGGCCGGCGAGCATCGCCTCGGCGGCGCTCGTCATGGCCTGGAGCGACGTCGCACAGGCGCGCGAGACGCTGTAGGCGTCGGTGTCCTTGGGCAGGCCGGTGCGCAGCACGACCTCGCGCGCGATGTTGAGCCAGTCGAGCGTCGGCACCACCTGGCCGTAGACGACCAGCGTGATGTCGCGCGGGGTCACCTCGCTCCTCTGGAGGAGCTCCTTGACCACCGTGGTGGCGAGATCGACGGTGCGCAGCGCCTTGAGCGCCGTCCCTGCCTTGGTGAACGGCGTGCGCAGCCCGGCAACGACCGCCACCCGGTCCTTGCCGCCCTTCCCATTCTTGCCTGAAGCCATGTCGACTCCTCTGCTGCCGGAGAGCCCATCGCGAGCCCGCCCCGCGCGCCCCGCGCAGCCCCCCGGATCCCGGCGCGCCAGCGCACACCGGTTGGGGCAATTCCCTTAGGTGCGCTAACGCGGCGTGTCAACCGTGGGCGGCGAGGGTGTCGCGGGCGGCGAGGCGCTCCACGAGAAAGCGACGTGGGAGGAAGAGCTGTTGGGACAGCCTGAGCGCTAATTTGGCCCACGGTTGAGCTTGCCGATAGCGTGGTTGGCCATGCGGAAACTCATTCTATGCAGTGCGTTGCTCTGCGGTGCTTCGGCGCTCGCGGGCTGTGCGACGTTTGCGAGCGACTCGGCGCCGGCGGCGCCGGGTTATGTGTATGTGGCCGGTCACAAGAACAACCAGCCTGCGATGTGGATGTGCCCTGACGCGCCGGGCAAGGCGGAGTGCACCGAGGTCGAGGTAACGACGGAGGCGAGCGAATGAAGCGTTCTTTGATTTTCGGGCTCTTGCTCGCGAGCCTCGGCGCGATCGGCTGTCAGGGGAGCTACACGAGCATCCGGCAGATCGACGGGACGCGGTACCACGTCACGCGCACGAAGCAGGGCTTCTTCAAGACGTACGGCACCGTGTTCGACTGCCAGGCCAAGGGCGACGCGATGACGTGCGTCGAGATCAGCGATCTGTGAGCTCCGCGCGGGGTCGAAAGGCGCCCCGCCCGTAGAGCGCTGAGCGGCTCGAAGGAGCCGACCGCCAAGACGCCAGAAGACGCCAGAGGGCGAAACTCGTTCTCTGGCGTCTTCTGGCGTCTTTTGGCGTTTTCGCGGCCACCTGCCCTCTCGCTCCGGCGCCTCTCGGCGGCAGGCGGCCCTCAC
Protein-coding regions in this window:
- the fadJ gene encoding fatty acid oxidation complex subunit alpha FadJ; protein product: MTTTSAAAAPAPAAASPLSLEVRPDGVAVVTYDVPGEAVNTLKPTFTGDLERIAGQIASNPLIKAAILVSGKADTWIAGADIEMLKSVATPAQAEAMCRAGHEAILRIVRSPKPIVAAIHGAALGGGLEVALACHARVLSDDRKTVLGLPEVQLGLLPGINGLQRLAERAGLQVALDHGLTGKNMRPSKARQLGVADDVVPVAILRETAAALALKLARVEAGPPFRPKRGSAPKLDSAALTRAALERNPIGRALLFQQAARQARKKTGGHYPAPERIIDVLRTYAEKGFEASKEVEARAFGELVASSTAHRLMELFFATNAMKKDTGVDDPAVQPRKVEKIAMIGAGLMGAGIAYVSLNAGIPVRLRDRDDASIGRGLKYVADILGERVKKKQLTPLERDEKLALLTATTDGSGLRSADLVIEAVFEDLAVKHAVLRDVEEHGKDGVIFASNTSSIPISRIAAASKRPQNVVGMHYFSPVHKMPLLEVIRTEATSPDVVATAVAVGKRQGKTVIVVNDGVGFYTSRILGPYMNEASWLLAEGVAIEQVDGALVAWGWPVGPLALLDEVGIDVAAHVGPIMLEAFGDRLAPPPTMARLVSDDRRGRKNERGMYLYGAAAKKKGKGKHADESVYGVLGLPVPRAKDGPPVPVEEIQLRCSLQLVNEALHCLGEGILRSPRDGDVGAIFGLGFPPFRGGPFRYVDSLGAAEVLRRIEIYERRFGKRWTPAPALVEAARTGKPFYG
- the fadI gene encoding acetyl-CoA C-acyltransferase FadI produces the protein MASGKNGKGGKDRVAVVAGLRTPFTKAGTALKALRTVDLATTVVKELLQRSEVTPRDITLVVYGQVVPTLDWLNIAREVVLRTGLPKDTDAYSVSRACATSLQAMTSAAEAMLAGQHHVALVGGADSMSDVPLGVSRKLASALTDFQKARSLGARLEILSRLSLKDLVPPIPGFSREPTTGEQMGEAAEKMAKQNGISRAEQDAIAHRSHTNAARAWRDGTYAAEVMHVIPPPYDKPVERDNVVRDDSTLEAYAKLSPAFDRRHGTITAGNASPLTDGASALLLMREGKAKALGYQPLGYVKSWSYAAVDPGWQLLMAPVLAVPRALERAGLSLADMDLVDMHEAFAAQVASNLKALASPSFAAEKLGRSTPVGEIDPEKLNVNGGSIALGHPFAATGGRMVLSTLRELKKRGGHHALLTVCAAGGLGAAVVLEAA